The sequence CGGCGGAGAGCAGCACCAGGGAGGCGCCGAGCACCTTGAGCGAGCCGAACCGCTGCTGCAGCCGGGGCGCGACGAGCACCGAGAACACCGCGAGCAGCAGGCCCCAGGCGAAGAAGACGGCGCCGGACTTGTACGGCGTCATGTTCAGCACGAACGGGGTGAACGCCAGGATCGTGAAGAACGCGTAGTTGTAGAAGAACGCGGAGGCCGCGACGGAGGCGAGGCCGCCGTGGCCGAGCGCCTTGACCGGGTCGAGCAGTGACGTCCTGCGGGCGGGCTTCGGCTGCTCCTTCAGGAACGCCGTGATGCAGACGAAGCCGATCGCCATCAGCGCGGCCGTGCCGAAGAACGGGTAGCGCCAGCTGGCATCACCCAGCAGGGCGCCGAGCAGTGGCCCGCACGCCATGCCGAGGCCGAGCGCCGACTCGTACAGCAGGATCGCCGCCGAGCTGCCGCCGGCCGCCGCGCCGACGATCACCGCGAGCGCGGTCGAGACGAACAGCGCGTTGCCGAGGCCCCAGCCGGCCCGGAAGCCGACCAGCTCGCCGACGGACGAGGAGGTCCCGGAGAGCGCCGCGAACACCACCACGAGCGCGAGCCCGGCCAGCAGCGTCCTGCGGCCGCCGATGCGGCTGGAGACGAAGCCGGTCACCAGCATCGCGACGGCGGTGATCAGGAAGTACGAGGTGAAGAGCAGCGACACCTGGCTCGGCGTCGCCTCCAGGCCCTTGGCGATGGACGGCAGGATCGGGTCCACCAGGCCGATGCCCATGAACGCGACGACGGAAGCGCCCGCCGTGGCCCAGACGGCCTTCGGCTGGCGCAGGATGCTGACCGGCTCCTGGTTGAACGGATCCTCTCCCGGTACGGCCTCTGACGGCATGGGACCTCTCCCTCTCCACTGGATCGATGTGTTATGCACAGAATAAGTTAGAGAACCTAATGAATGCAAGTTACATCTAAATCGGCCGATGGGGCCCCGGTGGCCCGGACGGTACCGGGGTAGAGGGTTCTGGGTGCGCGCCGCGCGAGGGTGATCGTCCTTGACGCGGCGACGGCCGGAGAGGACCGTGGGAAGCTATGAGGGGCGAACCGAGCTGCCCGAAGTGCGGAGGCCGGGTCAGGGCACCCGGGCTCTTCGCCGACTCCTGGCAGTGCGATGTCCACGGCAGCGTGCATCCGCTCCAGCCGGTCGTCCCGCCGAGCGTCGAGGCGCTCGGCGTGGTGGTGCACCGCGCCCAGGTGCCCGTGTGGATGCCCTGGCCGCTGCCGGTGGGCTGGCTGTTCACGGGCGTGGCCTGCGCCGGTGACGACCGCACCGGCGGACGGGCCACCGCCGTCGCCTGCTCCGGACCCGGGCCGCTCGGCGGCATGGGTGAACTGCTGCTCGTGGCGGAGGAGCTGGGTGTCGGGCTCGGCGCGCGGTACGCCGGGATCGACGGGCCGGACCCGGGACCCTCACTGCGGGTGGACGGCCCCCCGGACTCCAAGGTGCTCGCCGCCGGCCGCCCCACCCCCCTCTGGCACGTCAAGGACGCCCCCGCCGACCGGGCCGTCTTCGCGGGCGAGGCGCGCGGACTGTGGCTCTGGGCCATCGTGTGGCCCGAGCAGTCCGGGCTCCTGATGTACGACGAGCTGGTGCTGACGGACCTGCGCGACGCCGGGGGAGAGGTCGACCTGGTGCCCTGCGGCGCGCTGACCCCCCGCCTGCTGACGGGCCCCTGACGGGGACCTTCGCGCCGTCCGGACCAAGCTCGCGCGCCGGTTATCCTTGGGTGTCCCCCCGTCCGCCGTGAGCACTGGAGTCCGTGTCGTGCGCATCGACCTGCACACCCACTCCACCGCGTCGGACGGCACGGACACCCCCGCCGAGCTGGTGCGCAATGCCGCCGCCGCGGGCTTGGACGTCGTCGCCCTCACCGATCACGACACCGTGCGCGGGCACGCCGAGGCCGCCGCCGCGCTCCCCGACGGGCTCACGCTCGTCACGGGAGCCGAACTCTCCTGCCGCATCGACGGCGTGGGCCTGCACATGCTGGCGTACCTCTTCGACCCGGAGGAGCCCGCGTTCGCGGCCGAGCGCGAGCTGGTGCGCGACGACCGGGTGCCGCGCGCCCGGACCATGGTCCGCAAGCTCCGGGAGCTGGGCGTCCCGGTCACCTGGGAGCAGGTCGCCCGGATCGCCGGCGACGGCTCGGTCGGCCGGCCGCACGTCGCCACCGCCCTCGTCGAGCTCGGCGTCGTCGCGACCGTGTCCGACGCCTTCACGCCCGACTGGCTCGGTGACGGCGGACGCGCGTACGCCGACAAGCACGAGCTGGACCCCTTCGACGCGATCCGGCTCGTCAAGGCCGCCGGCGGCGTCACCGTCTTCGCCCACCCGGCCGCCGTCAAGCGCGGCCGTACGGTCCCCGAGGCCAGGATCGCCGAGCTGGCCGCCGCCGGGCTCGACGGCATCGAGGTCGACCACATGGACCACGACGAGCCCACCCGGGCCCGGCTGCGCTCGCTCGCCCGCGAGCTGGGGCTGCTGACGACCGGCTCCAGCGATTACCACGGCAGCCGCAAGACCGTGGAGCTCGGCGCGTACACCACCGACCCCGAGATCTACGGCGAGATCACCCGGCGCGCCACGGGAGCCTTCCCGGTGCCGGGCGCCGGCGGACCCGCCGCGCTGTAACGGCACCCGGGTCCTCACCCGCTCGTTTACCTGTACACCCCACCGCCGTCCGGCACGTCCGGGCGGCGGTGCGGTGCGCCTCTTCCCCGCGGCCACCCACCGCATGCCCGCTCTCTCCCCGCAAGGCTCACCCGTGTTCGACGTCGCTGTCTTCGGATCCCTTTTTCTCACGCTTTTTGTGATTATGGATCCACCCGGAATCACTCCGATCTTCCTCGCCCTCACCGCGGGCCGCCCCGCCAAGGTGCAGCGCCGGATGGCGCTCCAGGCCGTCGCCGTCGCCTTCGGCGTGATCGCCGTCTTCGGCGTGCTCGGCCAGCAGATCCTGGACTATCTGCACGTCTCCGTCCCGGCGCTGATGATCGCCGGCGGTCTGCTCCTGCTGCTCATCGCGCTCGACCTGCTCACCGGCAAGACCGACGAGCCGACGCAGACCAAGGACGTCAACGTCGCCCTCGTACCGCTCGGCATGCCGCTGCTGGCCGGTCCCGGCGCGATCGTCTCCGTGATCCTCGCCGTGCAGCACGCCGACAGCGTGGTGAGCCAGGTCTCCGTCTGGACGGCGATCGTCGCCATGCACGTCGTGCTCTGGCTGACCATGCGCTACTCGCTGCTGATCATCCGCGTCATCAAGGACGGCGGCGTCGTGCTCGTCACCAGGCTGGCGGGCATGATGCTGTCGGCCATCGCCGTGCAGCAGATCATCAACGGCGTCACCCAGGTCATCCAGGGCGCCTGACGCCGCCCCGCACACCACAGCGCCCCCGCACGGACGTTCCGTGCGGGGGCGCTTCGTCTTCGTTACGTCGACAACTCACATCGGCAAGGTGTTATGAAGCCGGACTTTCGGCCGGTCGGATATAGATGCGCTGGCCCGTGGCGGCGGCCTGCTGCACGATCCGGTTGACGGAGGCGGCGTCCACGACGGTCCTGTCCACGGCGGTACCGTCGACATCGTCGAGTCGCATGATCTCGAAGCGCATAAGGCTTCCCTTCGTCTGATCCTCCTGCTGGAGAACTACTGGGAGGACGGTGTCCCGTCCGCAAGGATGAGGAGCGCCAGGCATGTCTGTCGTGCGCCCCACGAAGGGTTCAACGGCTTGCCCCCTGCAAACATTCCCTACGCTAAGGAAATTTTTTGGATGTCTAAGTACCGGCTGGTAATCAAGGGCCCACGGACGACCGGCAGCGCGACGGGACGCGCATGAACGACGCGGAGATCGGCGAGCGGCTCGACCGCACCAACGCACTGCTCGAACGCGTACTCGCCGAGGTCTCGAAGACCCCCTCGACCCACGCGATCTTCGTGGACGCGGGCTATGTGTACGCCGCCGCGGGGCTGCTCGTCACCGGCACCGAGGACCGGCGCTCCTTCGACCTCGACGCCGAAGGGTTGATCGAGGCCTTCATCGACAAGGCCCGCACCATCTTCGCGGACAGCAGACTGCTGCGCGTGTACTGGTACGACGGGGCCAGGCGCCGCATCCACACCACCGAGCAGCAGACCATCGCCGAACTCCCCGACGTCAAGGTCAGACTCGGCAACCTCAACGCCAACAACCAGCAGAAGGGCGTCGACTCCCTCATCCGCACCGACCTGGAGTCGCTCGCCCGCCACCGGGCCATCAGCGACGCCGCGCTCGTCGGCGGCGACGAGGACCTGGTGTCGGCCGTCGAGGCCGCGCAGGGCTACGGCGCCCGGGTCCACCTGTGGGGCATCGAGGCGGGCGAGGGTCGCAACCAGGCGGAGCCGCTGCTCTGGGAGGTGGACAGCCAGCGCACCTTCGACCTGGACTTCTGCCGCCCGTACGTGACCAGACGCGCCGTCACCACCTACGAGGAGGACGGCCCCGCACCCGCGCGCGAGGACGTCCGCTTCGTCGGCGCCCAGATCGCCGCGGCCTGGCTCGCCGCGCGTGGCCGCGAATCCCTGGCGGACCTGCTGCCCGGTCACCCGTATCTGCCGGGCTCGGTCGACCAGGACCTGCTGCACGAGGCCGAACGCCTCCTCCAGCGTTCCCTGCGCGGCCACCCGCCGCTGCGGCGGGCGCTGCGCGACGGCTTCTGGCAGCACCTCCAGGCGCAGTACTGAGACCCGCTGTCGCGGGGGTTGCGGGGGAGCCGTTACAGGCTCGCCCAGAACGCGACGAGCGCCGCCGCGGTCTCCTGCGGCCGGTCCGTGTTGGGGGAGTGCTCAGCGCCCTCGATACGGGTCCGGAGCGCGCCGAGGCGTACGGCCATCTCGTCGAGTACCGGCACCGGCCAGACGTCGTCGGCCTCACCGGAGATGACATGCACCGGCAGCCCCGCCGCGACGACCTCGGCCACCCGGTCCGGCTCGGTGGCCAGCTGACGGCCCGTCGCGATCAGCTGGGCCGGATGGTGGAGGAGCCAGCGCCGCCGCAGGTCCTCGCCGTCCGTGTCCGCCTCGGCCGGCGGGTCGAAGGCGCGCATCGCGGCCCAGACGTCGGCCATGGTCATGGTCGCCAGCGCGTCACCGAGGATCTTCAGCTTGACCTGCTGCTCCTCGACGACCTCGGCGGGCCCCGAGGACATCAGGGTCAGCGAACGGAACGGCGCGGCGTCCAGGAGGACGGCCGCCCGGCCGATCTGCCCGCCGAGCGAGTGCCCCACCAGGTGCACCGCGCCGTCGCCGAGCGCGGTTGCCTGGGCGAGCACGTCACGGGCCAGCTGGTCCTGGGCGTACACCCCGGGGTCGTCGCTCCCGGTGCTCTCGAACTGCCCGCGGCCGTCGACGGCGACGGCACGGTATCCGGCGTCCGCGAGCGGTTGCAGCAGGGCGATGAAGTCCTCCTTGCTGCCGGTGTACCCGGGCACCAGAAGGGCGGTGCCGCGCGGTGTCCCGGAAGGGGCCGCGTCCAGCACGGCGAACTCCCCGCGCGCGGTGGGCAGTGCACGCGTCCGGGCGCAGGAGGGCGGGATGAAGGTGGGTGGCCTGCTCATGGAACGAGGTTAAGTCGTGGCGCGGAGGACGGCGCTCGGGGATGCCTGGAGGACCGCACCGGCCCGGGACGCGAACGACGGGCGGCCCCGGGGAAAGATCCCCGGGGCCGCCCGTCAGGTGGTGGTGCCTGGTCCGCTCAGCTCTCGGCCTTCGCGGCGGTGCGCGGTGCGCGGCGCCGGCGCGGCTTGGCCTCGCCCCCGTCGGTCGCGGTCTCCGCCACGGCCTCCGTCTTCGGCTTGGCGGCCGTACGCGTACGGCGGCGCACCGGCTCGGGCTCGGAGATCGGCGCGATCTGGAAGTCGACCTCGTCCTCGGCCGGCTTGATCACCCG is a genomic window of Streptomyces sp. NBC_00708 containing:
- a CDS encoding MFS transporter, with the protein product MPSEAVPGEDPFNQEPVSILRQPKAVWATAGASVVAFMGIGLVDPILPSIAKGLEATPSQVSLLFTSYFLITAVAMLVTGFVSSRIGGRRTLLAGLALVVVFAALSGTSSSVGELVGFRAGWGLGNALFVSTALAVIVGAAAGGSSAAILLYESALGLGMACGPLLGALLGDASWRYPFFGTAALMAIGFVCITAFLKEQPKPARRTSLLDPVKALGHGGLASVAASAFFYNYAFFTILAFTPFVLNMTPYKSGAVFFAWGLLLAVFSVLVAPRLQQRFGSLKVLGASLVLLSADLVVLGYGSHTTAIVCTIVSGALIGMNNTVYTELALGVSDAPRPVASAGYNFVRWFAAAAAPYLAPKIEEWSDIHIPFVVAAVASLLGAVVVLVRRSALTHEAEELEPKHATEDGVTVFAN
- a CDS encoding alpha/beta hydrolase → MSRPPTFIPPSCARTRALPTARGEFAVLDAAPSGTPRGTALLVPGYTGSKEDFIALLQPLADAGYRAVAVDGRGQFESTGSDDPGVYAQDQLARDVLAQATALGDGAVHLVGHSLGGQIGRAAVLLDAAPFRSLTLMSSGPAEVVEEQQVKLKILGDALATMTMADVWAAMRAFDPPAEADTDGEDLRRRWLLHHPAQLIATGRQLATEPDRVAEVVAAGLPVHVISGEADDVWPVPVLDEMAVRLGALRTRIEGAEHSPNTDRPQETAAALVAFWASL
- a CDS encoding PHP domain-containing protein; amino-acid sequence: MRIDLHTHSTASDGTDTPAELVRNAAAAGLDVVALTDHDTVRGHAEAAAALPDGLTLVTGAELSCRIDGVGLHMLAYLFDPEEPAFAAERELVRDDRVPRARTMVRKLRELGVPVTWEQVARIAGDGSVGRPHVATALVELGVVATVSDAFTPDWLGDGGRAYADKHELDPFDAIRLVKAAGGVTVFAHPAAVKRGRTVPEARIAELAAAGLDGIEVDHMDHDEPTRARLRSLARELGLLTTGSSDYHGSRKTVELGAYTTDPEIYGEITRRATGAFPVPGAGGPAAL
- a CDS encoding MarC family protein; the protein is MFDVAVFGSLFLTLFVIMDPPGITPIFLALTAGRPAKVQRRMALQAVAVAFGVIAVFGVLGQQILDYLHVSVPALMIAGGLLLLLIALDLLTGKTDEPTQTKDVNVALVPLGMPLLAGPGAIVSVILAVQHADSVVSQVSVWTAIVAMHVVLWLTMRYSLLIIRVIKDGGVVLVTRLAGMMLSAIAVQQIINGVTQVIQGA
- a CDS encoding NYN domain-containing protein produces the protein MNDAEIGERLDRTNALLERVLAEVSKTPSTHAIFVDAGYVYAAAGLLVTGTEDRRSFDLDAEGLIEAFIDKARTIFADSRLLRVYWYDGARRRIHTTEQQTIAELPDVKVRLGNLNANNQQKGVDSLIRTDLESLARHRAISDAALVGGDEDLVSAVEAAQGYGARVHLWGIEAGEGRNQAEPLLWEVDSQRTFDLDFCRPYVTRRAVTTYEEDGPAPAREDVRFVGAQIAAAWLAARGRESLADLLPGHPYLPGSVDQDLLHEAERLLQRSLRGHPPLRRALRDGFWQHLQAQY